CCTTCTTCCACTGAGCGGCGAGTTCGGGGGTGGTGAGGACCTTGGTCACGATCTTGGCGCCGTAGGCGGGCGGGTTCGACAGCTCCGAGCGCGTGATGTGGCTCAGCTGCGACAGCACGGCAGCCTTGACGTGCGCCAGCGACTCGGCAGGCTGGCGGGGCAGGACAACATGCAGAGCGCCCACACGCTCACCGTACATGCCAATGTTCTTGGCAAAGGACTGACACACAAGCACCGGCGTGACCTCGGCCAGGCGCCGCAGCccggcgcgcagcgcgtaCGCGTCGCGAGCCAGGCTGCCCGACGCAAACCCCTGGTAGGCGCTATCGAACAGCACGGTGTGCTCGCGCGCGGCTACCGCGTCCAGGATCTGCACCCATTGCTCCTCGTTGGGGTCAAGCCCCGTTGGATTGTGCGCACAAGCGTGCAGCACGAAGACCGAcccgcgcggcgccgcgcccagcGCGCCCAGAACGCCCTCCATGTCCAGTGAGCGGGTCGCCGCATCCCAGTATGGGTACGTCGCCGTGCGCAGACCCTGTGTCTCGAACACGGCAAAGTGGTTGCCCCACGTGGGGTCCGACATGTACACCGTCGCATCTGGCACCGTCTTCGCAAGTAGCTTCGCCGCCACGTGCAGCGCCCCGGTGCCGGAAATCGACTGCACCGACACCACCCGGCCCTcggccagcgcctcgcTGTCTTCGCCGAGTAGCACacgcgccgcggccgcgcggaACTCCTCCAGCCCGGCAATCCCCAGGTACTCGTGGTTGTATCCGGGGTCCGCCATCAACTGTTTCTCCGCTTCGCGCACACACGGTAGCACCCACGGCTTCCCGTTTTCGTCCCGGTATGCCCCGAGCCCGAGGTCAACTTTAAACGACCGCGTGTCTTGGGTTAGCCGCTTCTTGACATCGAACAGTGCGTCCGGAGGAAGGATTTCTAGCTGGTTAAACGCAGTCAAAGACATTATCCAATTCGCCACGCTGCTTATTGCTCTCTTGTGTGTCTGATGAGTAACAGGTAGCAGGGACAACGCCGAAAAATTAGTCTTAAACGCTCCTCCCCCGCACCTGTCAGGTGCTCAAAGCCGCACGGCGCTTCGCTATCTGTGACGCCGCATCTGGTGCCAACATCTTGTCTCAGTGTTCGGCACGCGCGGAGTGACTTGTTGGGCTGGAACAGCGACTACTTGTGCAGGCTGTGTATTGGCAGTGGTGTATATGGTTGCCGTCGTTTCAAGATTAAGCTGCGACGGCCTAGGTCACTATTTAACCTGGCTTTCACGAAGCCAAGCGACAGCGCCCCGTCTACAAGGCACAAACCAGAGAAGGACTATCACAGGCGGACATTCGTGCGCGAGTGGAGCATAGACACACATGAACTCTAGCGTGTTGGAAAGGCTAGACTATCTCAACCAGTCATCGCACTTCCTGGTTAGCGATAGCACACCGCTGGCGTCTCTGGTGAATACCCCCTACAGAATTTACAAGGCCTTCTATGATGCGGTGGTTACGCAGTACCTTGCGTCACTCAACAACCCGGAGACCCTGCCATTCAACAGCGAGACTTTCATGAGCTCGGTGGGGTacttcttcagcagctACGCGGTGGGGTGCTTCTTCATCGCGGTGATTCTGAGTCGGCTGTCGGCAATGGCGGGTCTGCGGTCGAACACGGTGCGGACGAGCATTCCGAACTGGTCGCGCGTAACGCTGCACGCGGTGGCGATTGCAGCGCTCGTGTACGGGTTGTGCGGGGTGGCGATACAGTACCAGGTGGGGTGGCTCCGGCGCTGGCCGACGCTGGAGGTGGGGGCGTTCTTGTCACGGACGTACGTTGTGTTCACGCTTTCGCACTGCATCGAGACTTTTCTGTCGATCACGACCAATGGGAAGCCTCTAGAGGAATCTGACTACACGATCTTCGAGCTCTCTGCGCAGTTCTATGGGATGACTAAGGGGGGTGCGACCGCGCACGAGTATGGCCCGGACTGCATCATGGCTCTCAGCGGGCGGCTCATCATTCACCTGGTCGAGCTCTTTCGGAAACGCCGTTGGCGCTTGGCGTGCTCTACGCTTCTCAATACAGGGTTCATCAGCTATCTGCTGCTCGAGGTGCGCAGCAACGGACTTGGGTCCTTGTCGCTATTTACCAAGTGCAAACACTTCCCCAAGTTCTTTTCTGTATTCATCATTGGGATCTCCATGGCCTGCTATCTTTTGGCCTGCCTGGTGCGTTTAAACCCCACGCGCGACGAGGGCACGTCTGCTGTTGAGGATCTCCAGTTCCACTCCTTCGTCAGCAACTGGTTCAAGAACTTGAACCTTACTGGGGAAGAGGAGTTCAGTATCACGGTTATGCGGCTTGCCGTCCTGCTCTGCAACCCATCACAGAACAAGGAACATGGCCTACACCGCGAGCTTCCGCACTTGAAGGCGGCGGCCTCATTGCACAAGAGCTATATGATCAGTGGTTATATGAACAAACTATCCAAGATACCAGAAGCAGTGACGGGGTCCAGGGCCGATCCGGCGCCAAAGCCTCGTTCAGTTGCTATCAGAAGGGTGCTCTGGCTTGGCTCTATGCTTAAAGGCATCTTTAGCCGCATCCGCGGCTCCCTCGCCCCGCCGAAGGCGGCCACTCCCGTGCGAAACACTCACCAGAAGAGCGCAAACTTTAACGACTATATTAACGAAAACAACTACACCCATTTTATGACAATGGAGAACGACGAAACGTTTTCTCCTCTGCTACCGGAGGAGGATGGCTCTGCAGATTACGAGTCCGACAGCCCTGACGAAAATGACGACGTCTGCGATTCTGATCTTGATCTAGAAGAGCCGCAGGACATCCTGCAAGAAGTTGTCTCGCCCCAGGCTATGCTGGAACTTGCGCATTCTTCGCCCCAGGATCTCACATGGTATCTTTCCATGTGGACCATACTCAATTGCGAGTCTGCGCCAGGGAAGCGCCTCACTAGATCTCAGTACGCGCATATCAATGAAAATGGAATCCTCAAAGAGGTGCTGCTACAGCGCAATATGGAAACCTGCACGTCCCCGAGCAAGCTTCAAGATGAAGACGCAGATATGTCCTGCGTAGTTTGCAAAACTAATCTACGCAATATAGTTCTGTGGCCCTGTCGCTGTTTTGCACTCTGCGAAGAGTGCCGTGTGTCCCTAGGATTGCGTGGTTTCAAGGCCTGCGTCTGCTGTCGTGCTGACGTGCATGGCTACAGTAGACTAAACGCTGTTTAGCATACAGATCATGCCTCATTAACCTACTAAGGCGACAGTGTAAAATATATACTAATCTGCAATAATGATCATACAGTAACTAGCCAGTTTTAGTCACAAGCCTATCTTGCTGGCATCGGTCGACTCATCATCGTGTGCCCTGCCGCCTTGTAGTTTACATGTCCGGGTAATGAATTTATTTCTTTTTGCAATAATTGGCATATATAAAGCGAACCTGCTGCGGAAGATACAACCGTTACGTTTTACATTCTACAACCAAGGGCCTGAAGTGCTTGAGACATCCGGGGAGGGGGAACGGAGGAACTTGCTTCGGCAACTTCCTTGTCTGTCCTTGCTATTGTAGCTTAGCCTCCTCAGTTCTCTTGCACACGATCGACACTCGAGAGGCAGAGCCTCAAGAAGTCACGCCGCAGCCGCACTAGTCCGCTTCTCCTCTGCTCTTCGAGCGGGGTCTGAGTCGCGGGCACCGCGTGTTTGCAGCGCGGCTATTGCCATTTTTAATGGATGAGGCAGAAGCGCCCTGTCGACAGGTACCAAGATAAAGTAGGATGCACGGTCTAGAATTCTTAGAACCTCTTCGGGGGCTCTAATTGAGTTCGGCCGTCTTTGTTGTCGTTCTACCGCAGTATATTCCTAGACTCTGTGTAGGTCCTATGGGCCAGTTGTCACTTGGGTAAAACCATACTGCAGACATTTATCTATATAGCGTAGCTCTTGAACGTCGCACTCTAGGTGCCCATCACGCAGAGGTCTAGGCGGACCTCGGCGGACCGCGTAGAGGAGAACTAGATGGGTTGCCAGTACATATACAAACGGGAAAGTTTAAACAGGATACATAAGAGACATCTAAAATTGGGGCCTTGGAACCGTGGACCCAAGGTGCCTTGTCCGCGTTAGGAACAGCTCAGTGGTGGAACAGACGGATCGGGTTTTCGACGTAAACCAACTCGAAGGAGTCGGCGGCCGCAAACACAGCCTTGTCCATAACGGAGCCAGATGGCGCCGCGATGTACTTAACACCTGATTTCACAGCCCTGTAGACATTGTCAGGGAAGGGGAAGAAAGCATCAGAGGAGAGTGCCACGTTGTTTAGCTTCGAGAGCCATTCCTCTCTCTCCTGCTCGGAAAGAGGTGTTGGTACCTCTTCAAATTTGGACTCGTACTCGGATTTCTCCGGTTCCTCAGTTGGGACCTGATTCGTTACAAATAGGTCAATCGCATTCGACCTTTCGGGTCTCTTGACACCCTTCGCCCACTTGAAAGCTAGAACGCGTGGGTGCTGTCTCAACCACCAGTTGTCTGCCTTGTCTCCAGCCAATCTGGTGCAGTGGATTCTGGATTGCTGACCTGCGCCTAGGCCGACAACCATACCATTTTTGGCATAGCAAACCGAGTTGGACTGCGTGTACTTCAGCGCTATAGTCGCCACAGTCAGGTCGACAATGGCGGACTCCGGTAGGTCCTTGTTGGCTGAAACAATCTCCTTAAAGGAAGATTTGTTGATGATGGCGTCATTACGCTTCTGCTGCAACGTGACACCAAACACCTGCCTTGACTCCAGCGGTTCGGGAGTGTAGTTTGGATCGATCTGCAAGATGCAATACTTCCCACTTTTTTTCTTCTTGAGGATCTCCAGAGCCTCGGGCTCGTAGCCGGGGGCCACGACACCGTCGGAAACCTCCTTGGAGATAATCTGTGCAGTAGGAACGTCAACAATGTTGGATAACGCTATCCAGTCGCCGAACGAAGACATTCTGTCGGCACCGCGAGCTCTAGCGTAGGCGCATGCCAATGGAGATAGGTTCTCGATTTCAGCAACAAAGTAAACATGCTTCTCGACGTCAGACAACGGTAATCCGACAGCTGCACCAGCAGGCGAGACATGCTTGAAGgatgcagctgcaggaagGTTCAAAGACGCAGACAGCTCCTTGACCAGCGGCCAGGAGTTCAATGCATCTAGTAGGTTGATGTATCCGGGGGAGCCGCACAGCACCTTGAAAGGCAGCTCATCATGCAGCGCCGCAAAGGCCTGCGCAGGCTTCTGGTGAGGGTTCGCACCGTAGCGCAATGTGAGCTGAGACTTGCCCTCAGAGTACTTTTTCCTAAAGAAATCCGCAATGGCCGCATCGTAGTCAGCCGTGTGCTCGAACGCCTTCAGCGCAAGCTTGTTGCGCATGTCCTCGGGAATCTCGCCCTTCGACAGCTCGCTGAGGAACTGTGAGTAATCGCGCGGATCTGAAAGAATTGTCACACGTGAGTGGTTCTTTGCTGCAGCGCGGAGCAACGTCACACCACCGATGTCTATCTCCTCGACCGCCTCCTCGACGGTTACGCCCACCTTAGCCACAGTCTCCTTGAAAGCGTACAGGTTGCATACCACGAAGTCCACCTTCTCAATTCCCTGCTCCTTAAGATCCTTCTCGTCCGACTCCAGGTTCCGGGCCAAGATCCCACCGTGCACAGCCGGGTGCAGCGTCTTCACACGCCCACCTAACATTTCAGGCGCATTGGTGATCGAAGACACGTCTTCCACCGGAAACCCGGCCTCGCGCACCATCCGCGCCGTCCCGCCAGACGCGAGTATACGCACGTTGTTCTCCGCTAGACCTTTGGCTAGGTCTAGCAGCCCCGTCTTGTCATAGACAGAGAGAATCGCAGTCTTGCTGTATACCATCTTGCTTGACCGTGTTCTAAAAGTAACTGGTACTAGAAAAAGGGGGGATTATCCGTACCTCCTTCGTTATAAGTTGCTCGCTTTACCGTTGTTCGATCTTCTCAAACCACAGGAACTTTAACGACGCAGCCGATCGATCTGAGCCGTTCTGGTGCCGATATCTGCAGGAAATTATTGAGTAGCTAATATTATTACCTTGCCAATTATTAAATCATTAATGCTATATGCTAGTTCTGACTGGAAAAAGAAACAAGCCAGCACCTCCACACTGTCCCCAGTCAAGAGTGCCCGCGACCCCTGGCATACGAGCTCCGGCGGGGCTGCGAAAACGCAAGTGGCAAGAGTTTGTGCGAGGCGCCGACACGCACTGAAGCTTGCAGGCCTCGCGCTTAGGAGTCAAGCGGGGCAAGTCAAGCAGCTGGTTTTCTGGCGAGAATTTTGCAAAAAAAAAGGCCAAGCCAAGATTACAAGTAGATACTATGTAGGAATACAATACACTTGTTAAGCAGGGCAGCCAGattactttctgtatctccACAGAGATAGAGTGTTCTGTCTCTTCCAGGTCTTTCTTCTGCCGGCCTGGGTGTTGTGGAATCTGTGGCCCTTGTTGATACCTCTGGACTTCTTGCCGGTGGCGGTTAGACCTCTGGCCTCACGGTGCTTGTGCACAGGGTTGGCGATCCAGTTGATTCTGGCGTCGCGTCTGATGGCCTTGTGGGATGGGTCGACAAGGATGACCTCGAAGTACTTGTAGGTGGAGTCCTGGTTGATCCAGTAGGAGTTCAACACACGCAAGTTGGCAGCACGTCTGCCGACACGCTCCTCGGCAGTGGCACGCAAAGCACGCTGGTACTTTAGCTGGTTGACACCCTGGTTGGTTGGCTTACCGTAGGTGGCACCCTTTGGCACAGGTCTCTTTCTGTTACCACGTCTCACTCTGACACGGTAGATGACGAAGCCCTGCTTGGCCTTGTAGCCCAGTCTTCTGGCCTTGTCTGGTCTGGAAGGTCTGGAAGCGCGGTGGATGACGGTCTTCTGTCTGTATTCCCAGACTCTGATTCTCTGCAAGAATCTCAAGACGTCGGATTGTTTCTTTCTTTGCAACTCTTCCAAGTACTTGTATGCACCCATTTTGACTGTTAGCTACGGGGAGCGGGAAGAGTGTATCTGGACGGGCACCCGCAGCTTTTTAAAGATGAAAATCTCATCGCGCGCGTCGACCTGCGTCTGTGTAGCGGCCAGCACGAAGTGCGGTCCCGGTTTTTCGGTGTTACCCGGTGCGGATATCTCCGCATTTTGCCGGCACTAATGGGGCTCCAAGACGGACATGCAGCACAAGGGTCTAGGCCCGGGTCGGAGCCACTGTATGCCATCGCGGGAGCGGAGAATATGTCATACCAGAGTTTGCCTAGGCAACTGATCGTTGCCATGAGGTAGCGCGCAGCTGCGTTAGCAGCCTCTCTCTGCACTATCGCAACGCAGGCCGGTATGTGGAGGGCCTGGCCGCCTATAGATTCCTCCTGCGGGAGCCGCTGGTATACGTATCTGCGAGCGGATCGGCATCATGGACGGACGATTTCCACTGCCATACGTCATTAAAGAAAACTACGTAGCGATGCAATCGCCGCGCCCAGGAACATGGCGTAGCGATTTGCTGTCGCCACAGAGGCGGTAGCGCATCCAGCCGGCTATGCGGTGACAATATCTCGCGATTGGGGACTAGGCATCTCGTATGGCCGGTGCTTCCGACACGCACGCCAGCCCAGCGCGTACATATACAGCTGCTCCGGCGACCGCCTACAGGAAGGACGGCAACGGCGCAAATCACATGTCGCAGAACATTATCCAGACAGACCCTGGCATCACCACCGGCAGCGTCGTGTACCAGTTCACCGGCGCAACCGGCACCAACTCTATGCCCACCCTCACGCTCAACGAGACAGAGGTCAGCTCCTACCACAGCAGTCTCAGCACCAAGGCGAGCGCGGCCACGAGCGCCGCGCACTCCGCGGCCACCCCCCACACGAGCTCGGCCACGGCCGTCTCCCCCACCTCCACCGCCGCTGCGGCCggcccgcccgcgcgccaCTGGAAGTTCTCGAGCCTATTCGCGCTCTCGCTCTTTGTGGCCGCGCTCATATAGCGGTCACGCGCTCCGACCCGGTACAGGcctctgctgctgcatgcCTGGCCCCTGCATGCCTGCAGTTTTCTCGCAGATTATAATTACGACTATATATGCAGCTACGTACCTAATATCGCGCCTGTGCGGCGCGCTGCACCCTTTCCCCGGCTTCCACGACGCGCCAGCTCCGTCAGCGCGGCGCACACCGCCGGCACTTCGGTCCGCTGGGCCTGCTGCACCTGGAGCAGCCGCAAACCCCACATCTCCGCGCCAAGTTGGAGCGTTGGCTGCCTGCGAAGGCCCTCTGCGAAGGGACCGAAGTCACGGCGCTATGATGCACCTACCTCGCCGGACGCCTCTTTGGGCGCTTCCATTTCGGGATCAGATTTGGTTTTTTGCCTAATTTTAGGAGCATGCGATCGCGCGAACAGGCAGCTCCGGAGGCTCCGCGGGAAGGCTGTGTAGCTGGCTGGCCGCAAACCAAACAACACCCGCGCACACAGCGGTGTTTCTTTACGCAGCCCCCGTCGGCGCGCAACTATAAAAGCAGGTAACCGCGCCGGGAATCTCAGGCTCGTGCTCTTTCCGACAGCACGACTCGAAAATGGCGCAAATTGTTAGTGTTTCCCTAGTCCCACAAGCTGCGGTGTCCCCCGCCCCCTCCAACAACTCCACCACCGTGACCTCGGCGAGTGCGAAGTCTTCCGggtcctcctcctcggcTAGCTCCGCTAGCTCCagcggcgctgccgccatCGGCGCTGTTGCCAACCCTGTCTCCTGGAAGTACGGCGC
This is a stretch of genomic DNA from Eremothecium gossypii ATCC 10895 chromosome VI, complete sequence. It encodes these proteins:
- a CDS encoding AFR213Cp (Syntenic homolog of Saccharomyces cerevisiae YMR120C (ADE17) and YLR028C (ADE16)) produces the protein MVYSKTAILSVYDKTGLLDLAKGLAENNVRILASGGTARMVREAGFPVEDVSSITNAPEMLGGRVKTLHPAVHGGILARNLESDEKDLKEQGIEKVDFVVCNLYAFKETVAKVGVTVEEAVEEIDIGGVTLLRAAAKNHSRVTILSDPRDYSQFLSELSKGEIPEDMRNKLALKAFEHTADYDAAIADFFRKKYSEGKSQLTLRYGANPHQKPAQAFAALHDELPFKVLCGSPGYINLLDALNSWPLVKELSASLNLPAAASFKHVSPAGAAVGLPLSDVEKHVYFVAEIENLSPLACAYARARGADRMSSFGDWIALSNIVDVPTAQIISKEVSDGVVAPGYEPEALEILKKKKSGKYCILQIDPNYTPEPLESRQVFGVTLQQKRNDAIINKSSFKEIVSANKDLPESAIVDLTVATIALKYTQSNSVCYAKNGMVVGLGAGQQSRIHCTRLAGDKADNWWLRQHPRVLAFKWAKGVKRPERSNAIDLFVTNQVPTEEPEKSEYESKFEEVPTPLSEQEREEWLSKLNNVALSSDAFFPFPDNVYRAVKSGVKYIAAPSGSVMDKAVFAAADSFELVYVENPIRLFHH
- the NCW1 gene encoding Ncw1p (Syntenic homolog of Saccharomyces cerevisiae YMR122W-A); translated protein: MAQIVSVSLVPQAAVSPAPSNNSTTVTSASAKSSGSSSSASSASSSGAAAIGAVANPVSWKYGAALGVAMIGSFALGAL
- a CDS encoding 60S ribosomal protein eL15 (Syntenic homolog of Saccharomyces cerevisiae YMR121C (RPL15B) and YLR029C (RPL15A)), which codes for MGAYKYLEELQRKKQSDVLRFLQRIRVWEYRQKTVIHRASRPSRPDKARRLGYKAKQGFVIYRVRVRRGNRKRPVPKGATYGKPTNQGVNQLKYQRALRATAEERVGRRAANLRVLNSYWINQDSTYKYFEVILVDPSHKAIRRDARINWIANPVHKHREARGLTATGKKSRGINKGHRFHNTQAGRRKTWKRQNTLSLWRYRK
- the ASI1 gene encoding putative ubiquitin-protein ligase ASI1 (Syntenic homolog of Saccharomyces cerevisiae YMR119W (ASI1) and Non-syntenic homolog of Saccharomyces cerevisiae YNL008C (ASI3)), which gives rise to MNSSVLERLDYLNQSSHFLVSDSTPLASLVNTPYRIYKAFYDAVVTQYLASLNNPETLPFNSETFMSSVGYFFSSYAVGCFFIAVILSRLSAMAGLRSNTVRTSIPNWSRVTLHAVAIAALVYGLCGVAIQYQVGWLRRWPTLEVGAFLSRTYVVFTLSHCIETFLSITTNGKPLEESDYTIFELSAQFYGMTKGGATAHEYGPDCIMALSGRLIIHLVELFRKRRWRLACSTLLNTGFISYLLLEVRSNGLGSLSLFTKCKHFPKFFSVFIIGISMACYLLACLVRLNPTRDEGTSAVEDLQFHSFVSNWFKNLNLTGEEEFSITVMRLAVLLCNPSQNKEHGLHRELPHLKAAASLHKSYMISGYMNKLSKIPEAVTGSRADPAPKPRSVAIRRVLWLGSMLKGIFSRIRGSLAPPKAATPVRNTHQKSANFNDYINENNYTHFMTMENDETFSPLLPEEDGSADYESDSPDENDDVCDSDLDLEEPQDILQEVVSPQAMLELAHSSPQDLTWYLSMWTILNCESAPGKRLTRSQYAHINENGILKEVLLQRNMETCTSPSKLQDEDADMSCVVCKTNLRNIVLWPCRCFALCEECRVSLGLRGFKACVCCRADVHGYSRLNAV
- the AAT2 gene encoding aspartate transaminase AAT2 (Syntenic homolog of Saccharomyces cerevisiae YLR027C (AAT2)); translated protein: MSLTAFNQLEILPPDALFDVKKRLTQDTRSFKVDLGLGAYRDENGKPWVLPCVREAEKQLMADPGYNHEYLGIAGLEEFRAAAARVLLGEDSEALAEGRVVSVQSISGTGALHVAAKLLAKTVPDATVYMSDPTWGNHFAVFETQGLRTATYPYWDAATRSLDMEGVLGALGAAPRGSVFVLHACAHNPTGLDPNEEQWVQILDAVAAREHTVLFDSAYQGFASGSLARDAYALRAGLRRLAEVTPVLVCQSFAKNIGMYGERVGALHVVLPRQPAESLAHVKAAVLSQLSHITRSELSNPPAYGAKIVTKVLTTPELAAQWKKDMITMSSRIARMRRVLRDRLVELGTPGNWDHIVQQCGMFSYTGLTKEMVARMEKDFAIYMVSSGRISIAGLNDSNVGHVANAIDNAVRHFSTPKL